In the genome of Falsirhodobacter halotolerans, one region contains:
- a CDS encoding succinate dehydrogenase assembly factor 2 — MDDRRKRMSMRSWRRGMKEMDLILGPWSDTHLADLGEGDLAAYDLLLEENDQELLAWMLGQRPIPEGPTHDLATRIAAFARVRFAKS; from the coding sequence ATGGATGATCGGCGCAAACGCATGTCGATGCGGTCTTGGCGGCGCGGCATGAAGGAGATGGACCTGATCCTGGGCCCTTGGTCCGACACGCATCTGGCGGATTTGGGCGAGGGGGATCTGGCCGCCTATGATCTGCTGCTGGAGGAGAATGACCAGGAGCTTCTGGCTTGGATGCTGGGCCAGCGCCCCATTCCAGAGGGACCGACCCACGACCTTGCGACCCGGATCGCGGCCTTCGCACGGGTGCGTTTCGCAAAATCCTGA
- a CDS encoding D-alanyl-D-alanine carboxypeptidase family protein: MKRLMLALLVTALPTASLAFETRAQAAWVYDVTTGTVLLDKNAQAPLPPASMSKLMTLNMLFEALHDGRVTMDTTFPVSEKAWRMGGSKMFVEPADRPSVEELIHGIIINSGNDACVVVAEGLGGTEENFARMMNERAAALGLSASHFANASGWPHPEHRMSMHDLGVLAVRLITEFPELYQNFALTNFNYKDRVPSNANNRNPLLALEAGDWHADGLKTGHTQEAGYGLTGSAVSSIDNRRVVFVLSGLQSEADRAAESEAVVNYAFRQFTQKNVVRANQRVGTADVWMGGAEQVGLVAPDGVSLLVPAQAQNDITAEVVYTGPIEAPVTKGQELGQLIVRVPGMEDHTVPLVAESDVAQGGFGTRLSTAARVLADRFLAADQPAS, encoded by the coding sequence ATGAAACGCCTGATGCTCGCCCTTCTGGTGACGGCCCTCCCCACGGCGAGCCTTGCGTTCGAGACGCGCGCCCAGGCGGCCTGGGTCTATGACGTGACCACCGGCACGGTTCTGCTGGACAAGAACGCGCAGGCCCCGCTGCCGCCGGCGTCTATGTCTAAGCTGATGACGCTGAACATGCTGTTCGAGGCGCTGCACGATGGCCGCGTGACGATGGACACCACCTTCCCCGTGTCGGAGAAGGCTTGGCGCATGGGCGGGTCGAAGATGTTCGTCGAACCCGCCGACCGCCCCTCGGTGGAGGAGTTGATCCACGGCATCATCATCAATTCCGGCAACGACGCCTGTGTCGTGGTGGCCGAAGGGCTTGGCGGCACAGAGGAGAACTTCGCCCGCATGATGAACGAACGCGCCGCCGCCCTTGGGCTGAGCGCGTCGCATTTCGCCAATGCCTCGGGCTGGCCGCATCCCGAACACCGCATGTCGATGCATGATCTGGGGGTGCTGGCCGTGCGCCTGATCACCGAATTCCCGGAACTGTATCAGAATTTCGCGTTGACGAACTTCAACTACAAGGACCGCGTGCCGTCCAACGCCAACAACCGCAACCCACTTCTGGCGCTGGAGGCGGGCGACTGGCATGCCGACGGCCTGAAGACCGGCCACACGCAAGAGGCGGGCTATGGCCTGACCGGATCGGCCGTGTCCTCAATCGACAACCGTCGCGTGGTCTTCGTCCTCAGCGGGCTGCAGAGCGAGGCGGACCGGGCGGCGGAATCCGAGGCGGTCGTGAACTATGCCTTCCGCCAGTTCACCCAGAAGAACGTGGTGCGTGCGAACCAGCGCGTGGGCACGGCCGATGTGTGGATGGGCGGGGCCGAACAGGTGGGCCTCGTGGCACCCGACGGCGTGTCGCTGCTGGTGCCCGCGCAGGCCCAGAACGACATCACCGCCGAGGTCGTCTATACCGGCCCGATCGAGGCCCCCGTCACCAAGGGGCAGGAGCTGGGCCAGCTGATCGTCCGCGTGCCGGGAATGGAGGATCACACCGTCCCGCTGGTGGCTGAAAGCGACGTGGCCCAGGGCGGGTTCGGCACACGCCTGTCCACCGCCGCCCGTGTTCTGGCGGATCGGTTCCTGGCTGCGGACCAGCCCGCCTCGTGA
- a CDS encoding polysaccharide biosynthesis/export family protein, protein MILMLASSVAACGLPRSGPNMREIMAGSVENGGDSFIVTVTPQVNRLVSVPARYGFSSAFQNAGEVGPDTISSGDQLTLTVFENVRDDPLLGNSGQRVSALNEVQVGGDGFIFVPYAGRIRAAGQTPEALRQTITRSLENQTPDPQVLVQRKAGDGATVSVSGTAGTAGVFPLGQPSRTLLRVLSLAGGVTSEPSATVVRVTRGGQTGQVWLQDLYDNPNLDIALRNGDVITVERDRRRFMSLGATGQSVVPFERANMSALEAIAQVGGLQTNLANPSGVFVFRDEPASTVRSLTGRADVAGPQRVAYVLNLTQPSGMFEARDFLIKDGDTLYVTEAPFVQWTKTIQAILGTTSAANNITQVGN, encoded by the coding sequence ATGATTCTTATGCTCGCCTCCAGCGTGGCCGCCTGCGGATTGCCGCGCTCGGGGCCGAACATGCGCGAGATCATGGCCGGCTCGGTGGAGAATGGCGGCGACTCGTTCATCGTGACCGTAACGCCGCAGGTGAACCGCCTTGTCTCCGTTCCCGCGCGGTATGGCTTCAGCAGCGCGTTCCAGAATGCGGGCGAAGTGGGGCCGGACACCATTTCCTCGGGTGACCAACTGACGCTGACCGTGTTCGAAAACGTGCGCGACGACCCGCTTCTGGGCAACAGCGGCCAACGCGTGTCCGCCTTGAACGAAGTTCAGGTGGGCGGCGACGGGTTCATCTTCGTCCCCTATGCCGGGCGTATCCGCGCGGCGGGCCAAACGCCCGAGGCCTTGCGCCAGACGATCACGCGGTCGCTGGAAAACCAGACCCCCGATCCGCAGGTGCTGGTGCAGCGCAAGGCCGGCGACGGTGCCACCGTATCCGTCAGCGGCACGGCCGGAACGGCGGGCGTCTTTCCGCTGGGCCAGCCCTCGCGCACCTTGCTGCGCGTTTTGTCGCTGGCCGGGGGCGTCACGTCCGAACCTTCGGCCACGGTCGTGCGGGTGACGCGCGGGGGGCAGACGGGCCAGGTGTGGTTGCAGGATCTTTATGACAATCCCAACCTCGACATTGCGCTGCGCAACGGCGACGTGATCACCGTGGAACGCGACCGCCGCCGCTTCATGTCGCTGGGCGCGACGGGGCAGTCGGTGGTGCCGTTCGAACGTGCGAACATGTCCGCGCTGGAGGCGATCGCCCAGGTCGGTGGGCTTCAGACCAACCTTGCGAATCCCAGCGGCGTGTTCGTGTTCCGCGACGAACCCGCCAGCACCGTCCGCAGCCTGACGGGCCGCGCCGATGTCGCGGGGCCGCAGCGGGTCGCCTATGTCCTGAACCTGACGCAGCCCTCGGGCATGTTCGAGGCGCGGGACTTCCTGATCAAGGACGGCGATACCCTTTACGTGACCGAGGCGCCCTTCGTCCAATGGACCAAGACGATCCAGGCCATTCTGGGCACGACCAGCGCGGCCAACAACATCACCCAAGTCGGCAATTGA
- a CDS encoding adenylosuccinate synthase — protein MANVVVVGAQWGDEGKGKIVDWLSERADVIARFQGGHNAGHTLVIGEAVYKLSLLPSGIVRGGKISVIGNGVVLDPWHLVSEIEKLRGQGVEISPDNLMIAENAPLILPLHGELDRARESQASVAKIGTTGRGIGPAYEDKVGRRAIRVADLADDATLELRVDRALVHHDALRRGLGMEPVDRTALLAKLREIAVQVLPYAAPVWKVLTEARRAGKRILFEGAQGALLDIDFGTYPYVTSSNVIAGQAATGTGLGPNSIDFVLGIVKAYTTRVGEGPFPAELQDADGQRLGERGHEFGTVTGRKRRCGWFDAVLVRQTCATSGVSGIALTKLDVLDGFETLKICVGYDLDGTRLDYLPIAADQQARCTPIYEEMEGWSESTAGARSWNDLPAAAIKYVRRIEELIQCPVAMLSTSPERDDTILVTDPFAD, from the coding sequence ATGGCCAATGTCGTCGTCGTCGGCGCCCAGTGGGGCGACGAAGGAAAAGGCAAGATCGTGGACTGGCTGAGCGAGCGCGCCGATGTCATCGCGCGCTTTCAGGGCGGCCACAACGCCGGCCACACGCTGGTCATCGGCGAGGCGGTCTACAAACTCTCGCTGCTGCCGTCGGGCATCGTGCGTGGAGGCAAGATTTCGGTCATCGGCAACGGTGTGGTTCTGGACCCGTGGCATCTGGTGTCCGAGATCGAGAAGCTGCGCGGGCAGGGCGTGGAGATTTCGCCCGACAACCTGATGATCGCCGAAAACGCGCCGCTGATCCTGCCGCTGCATGGCGAGCTGGACCGTGCGCGGGAAAGCCAGGCGTCGGTCGCCAAGATCGGCACCACGGGGCGCGGCATCGGACCGGCCTATGAGGACAAGGTGGGGCGCCGTGCGATCCGCGTGGCCGATCTGGCCGACGACGCCACGCTGGAACTGCGTGTGGACCGCGCGCTGGTCCATCACGACGCGCTGCGCCGCGGTCTCGGGATGGAGCCGGTGGACCGCACCGCGCTTCTGGCCAAACTGCGCGAGATCGCGGTTCAGGTCCTGCCCTATGCCGCCCCGGTCTGGAAGGTGCTGACCGAGGCGCGCCGCGCGGGCAAGCGCATCCTGTTCGAAGGGGCGCAGGGCGCGCTTCTGGACATCGACTTCGGCACCTATCCCTACGTCACCTCGTCCAACGTGATCGCGGGGCAGGCGGCGACGGGCACCGGCCTTGGCCCCAATTCGATCGATTTCGTGCTGGGCATCGTCAAGGCCTATACCACCCGCGTGGGTGAAGGCCCGTTCCCGGCGGAATTGCAGGATGCCGACGGCCAGCGTCTGGGCGAGCGGGGGCACGAATTCGGCACCGTCACCGGGCGCAAACGCCGCTGCGGCTGGTTCGACGCGGTTCTGGTGCGCCAGACCTGCGCCACCTCCGGCGTGTCGGGCATCGCGCTGACCAAGCTTGATGTGCTGGACGGGTTCGAGACGCTTAAGATCTGCGTCGGCTATGATCTGGACGGCACACGGCTGGATTACCTGCCCATCGCCGCCGACCAGCAGGCCCGTTGCACCCCCATCTATGAAGAGATGGAGGGGTGGAGCGAATCGACCGCCGGCGCGCGGTCCTGGAACGACCTTCCCGCCGCGGCGATCAAATACGTTCGCCGGATCGAGGAGCTGATCCAGTGCCCGGTCGCGATGCTGTCCACCTCGCCCGAGCGGGATGACACGATCCTGGTTACGGACCCCTTCGCGGACTGA
- a CDS encoding MarR family winged helix-turn-helix transcriptional regulator, protein MDTTISADIIDGTTTAMMSGYLETLSLVERMHRLLLDVVKDEFERLGVLEINSVQALLLFNIGAQEVTAGELKSRGFYQGSNVSYNLRKLVDLGYMHHERSATDRRSVRVRLTDKGLATRAILSDLFRRHATGLGDRRILSLDRVEGVNAALRNLERYWTDQIRYIY, encoded by the coding sequence ATGGACACCACGATTTCGGCCGACATCATCGACGGGACGACCACGGCGATGATGTCCGGCTATCTTGAAACGCTGAGCCTGGTGGAGCGGATGCACCGCTTGCTTCTGGACGTGGTGAAGGACGAATTCGAACGTCTGGGCGTGCTTGAGATCAACTCGGTTCAGGCGCTGCTTCTGTTCAACATCGGCGCGCAGGAGGTGACGGCGGGCGAACTCAAAAGCCGCGGCTTCTATCAGGGCTCCAACGTCAGCTACAACCTGCGCAAACTGGTCGATCTGGGGTATATGCACCACGAACGCTCGGCCACCGACCGCCGCTCGGTTCGGGTGCGGCTGACGGACAAGGGGCTGGCCACGCGCGCCATCCTGTCGGACCTGTTCCGCCGCCATGCCACGGGTCTGGGCGACCGCCGCATCCTCTCGCTGGACCGGGTGGAGGGGGTGAACGCGGCGCTGCGCAATCTGGAACGGTATTGGACCGACCAGATCCGCTATATCTATTGA
- the tmk gene encoding dTMP kinase: MIDARRFISFEGIDGSGKSTQARRLADALRGTGRDLVLTREPGGSAGAEEIRRLVLEGEADRWSAGTELLLFTAARRDHVEKTIRPALARGATVITDRFADSSRMYQGLRGGLTAQVDQLHDAFVGIDPALTFLIDLPPELGLARAQARHGAEQRFEDMGLDLQRQMRDGFRALAQAHPRIRVIDGARDADIVAADILAVARAHLG, encoded by the coding sequence GTGATCGACGCGCGGCGGTTCATCAGCTTTGAAGGCATCGACGGGTCGGGCAAATCCACCCAGGCCCGCCGTCTGGCCGACGCCCTGCGCGGCACGGGGCGCGACCTTGTCCTGACCCGCGAACCCGGCGGCAGCGCGGGGGCCGAGGAGATCCGCCGTCTGGTGCTGGAGGGGGAGGCGGACCGCTGGTCGGCGGGGACGGAACTTCTGCTGTTCACCGCGGCCCGCCGCGACCATGTGGAAAAGACCATCCGCCCGGCGCTGGCGCGGGGCGCAACGGTCATCACCGACCGTTTCGCCGACAGCAGCCGCATGTATCAGGGTCTGCGCGGCGGACTGACGGCGCAGGTGGACCAATTGCACGACGCCTTCGTGGGGATCGACCCCGCACTGACCTTCCTGATCGACCTGCCGCCCGAACTGGGCCTTGCCCGCGCGCAGGCGCGCCATGGCGCGGAACAGCGGTTCGAGGATATGGGACTGGATTTGCAACGCCAGATGCGCGACGGGTTCCGGGCGCTGGCGCAGGCCCATCCGCGCATCCGCGTGATCGACGGCGCGCGCGATGCCGACATCGTGGCCGCCGACATTCTGGCCGTCGCCCGCGCGCATCTGGGGTAA
- a CDS encoding pyridoxal phosphate-dependent aminotransferase, with amino-acid sequence MAFLSDTLSRVKPSPTIAVTNKARELQAAGRDVIGLGAGEPDFDTPQNIKDAAKRAIDAGKTKYTAVDGMPELKKAICDKFARENGLTYQPNQVSVGTGGKQILYNAFVATLNPGDEVIIPAPYWVSYPDMVLLAGGTPVPVVAGIETNFKLSAAALEAAITPKTKWFIFNSPSNPTGAGYTREELKALTDVLMRHPHVWVMSDDMYEHLVFDDFEFVTPAQIEPGLYDRTLTCNGVSKAYAMTGWRIGYCAGPVELIKAMGTIQSQSTSNPCSVSQHAALEGLTGPQEFLTDNKALFQRRRDLVVGMLNEAQGIVCPTPEGAFYVYPDISGCIGKTSAKGVVITDDETFANALLEEEGVAVVFGAAFGLSPNFRVSYATADEVLKEACTRIQRFCAGLT; translated from the coding sequence ATGGCCTTTCTGTCCGACACCCTTTCCCGTGTGAAACCTTCGCCCACCATCGCCGTCACCAACAAGGCCCGCGAATTGCAGGCCGCCGGTCGCGATGTGATCGGCCTTGGCGCGGGAGAGCCGGATTTCGACACGCCCCAGAACATCAAGGACGCGGCCAAGCGCGCGATCGATGCGGGCAAGACGAAATACACCGCCGTGGACGGGATGCCCGAACTGAAAAAGGCCATCTGCGACAAGTTCGCGCGGGAAAACGGCCTGACCTATCAGCCCAATCAGGTGTCGGTGGGCACCGGCGGCAAGCAGATCCTTTACAACGCCTTCGTCGCCACGCTGAATCCGGGGGACGAGGTGATCATTCCCGCGCCCTATTGGGTCAGCTATCCCGACATGGTGCTGCTGGCGGGGGGCACGCCCGTTCCGGTCGTCGCGGGGATCGAGACGAACTTCAAACTCTCGGCCGCCGCGCTGGAGGCGGCGATCACGCCGAAGACCAAATGGTTCATCTTCAACTCCCCCTCCAACCCCACCGGCGCGGGTTATACCCGCGAGGAGTTGAAGGCGCTGACCGACGTCCTGATGCGCCATCCGCATGTCTGGGTGATGTCGGATGACATGTATGAACATCTTGTCTTCGACGATTTCGAATTCGTCACCCCCGCGCAGATCGAACCCGGTCTTTATGATCGCACGCTGACCTGCAACGGCGTGTCCAAGGCCTATGCCATGACCGGCTGGCGCATCGGCTATTGCGCCGGTCCGGTGGAGCTGATCAAGGCGATGGGCACGATCCAGTCGCAATCGACCTCCAACCCCTGCTCCGTCTCGCAGCACGCGGCGCTGGAGGGGCTGACCGGCCCGCAAGAGTTCCTGACCGACAACAAGGCCCTGTTCCAGCGTCGCCGCGATCTGGTCGTCGGAATGCTGAACGAGGCACAGGGCATCGTCTGCCCCACGCCCGAAGGGGCCTTCTATGTCTATCCCGACATCTCGGGCTGCATCGGCAAGACCTCGGCCAAGGGGGTGGTCATCACGGATGACGAAACCTTCGCGAACGCGCTGCTGGAAGAAGAGGGCGTGGCCGTCGTCTTCGGCGCGGCCTTCGGTCTGTCCCCGAACTTCCGTGTCAGCTATGCCACGGCGGATGAGGTGCTGAAAGAAGCCTGCACGCGCATCCAGCGGTTCTGCGCAGGGCTGACCTGA
- a CDS encoding capsular polysaccharide biosynthesis protein — protein MDQDDPGHSGHDQRGQQHHPSRQLTEGDAGGLPRRLCVFNGGFLQQERLRRILRLAGHDLAIGLPGPQDGVLVWGRSPAARRGEWVAARRGVPVLRMEDAFLRSVHPARARGGPPLGVFLGHGVHFDSHAPSDLERRIQTAASPALLARAEDGIARLRHLDLSKYNAFDPAAALPKPGFVLVIDQVRGDASIRHSGANAGTFATMLAAARRENPGRPIVIKSHPETAQGQRAGHFTARDGTLLTTPVSPWRLLERAARVYTVSSQLGFEAILAGHRPRVFGLPFYAGWGLGEDAMAIPRRTARPSAARLFAAAMIECPLWFDPCRNRLCSFETAVDQLEAEVRAFRDDRRGHVATGMRAWKRTRLQAVFGRERPLRFVADPDRAVQAAQRDGRDVLIWGAAPLAAPVTVRRVEDGFLRSRGLGADLVPPMSQVADDLGIYYDPTRPSRLERLILDPPPPGARDRVERLIEAVIAAGLTKYNLSGAIPDLPKGRRILVPGQVEDDASLRLGGGDMRTNSGLLAAARAAHPGAVLIYKPHPDVEAGLRPGAIGAQDADVVARHADPLGLIASVDEVWTMTSLLGFEALLRGRPVTCLGRPFYAGWGLTTDLVPPPARRAPRPLWQVAHAALIAYPRYYDPVSRRPCPPEVVAERLASGHIPRPGAVNRLLAKAQGALAGHAHLWRQ, from the coding sequence ATGGACCAAGACGATCCAGGCCATTCTGGGCACGACCAGCGCGGCCAACAACATCACCCAAGTCGGCAATTGACCGAAGGGGACGCCGGGGGCCTTCCCCGGCGCCTGTGCGTGTTCAACGGCGGGTTTCTGCAACAGGAACGGCTTCGCCGCATCCTGCGTCTTGCCGGGCACGATCTGGCCATTGGCCTGCCGGGGCCGCAGGACGGCGTTCTGGTCTGGGGCCGTTCGCCCGCCGCGCGGCGGGGCGAATGGGTGGCGGCCCGACGCGGCGTTCCAGTTCTGCGGATGGAGGATGCCTTTCTCCGCTCCGTCCATCCCGCGCGGGCACGGGGCGGGCCGCCGCTGGGGGTGTTTCTGGGCCATGGTGTCCATTTCGACAGCCACGCCCCCTCCGATCTGGAACGCCGCATCCAGACGGCCGCGTCCCCCGCCCTCTTGGCCCGGGCCGAGGATGGGATCGCCCGCCTGCGCCACCTGGACCTCAGCAAATACAACGCCTTCGATCCCGCCGCCGCCCTGCCGAAGCCGGGCTTTGTCCTTGTGATCGATCAGGTGCGGGGCGACGCCTCCATCCGGCATTCGGGCGCAAACGCCGGAACTTTCGCCACGATGCTGGCGGCGGCGCGGCGCGAAAATCCCGGCCGCCCCATCGTGATCAAAAGCCACCCGGAAACCGCGCAGGGCCAGCGCGCGGGGCATTTCACCGCCCGGGACGGCACGCTTCTGACGACCCCCGTGTCACCCTGGCGCCTGCTGGAGCGGGCGGCGCGGGTTTACACCGTCTCGTCGCAACTGGGGTTCGAGGCGATTCTGGCCGGCCACCGCCCCCGCGTGTTCGGCCTGCCCTTCTATGCCGGTTGGGGCCTGGGCGAGGATGCGATGGCCATCCCGCGGCGCACCGCACGGCCCAGCGCCGCCCGTCTGTTCGCCGCCGCGATGATCGAATGCCCGTTGTGGTTCGACCCCTGCCGGAACCGCCTGTGTTCGTTCGAAACCGCCGTGGATCAGTTGGAGGCCGAGGTGCGCGCCTTTCGCGACGACCGCCGGGGGCATGTCGCGACCGGAATGCGCGCGTGGAAACGCACACGTCTGCAGGCGGTGTTCGGGCGTGAACGCCCCCTGCGCTTCGTGGCCGATCCCGATCGGGCGGTGCAGGCCGCGCAGCGTGACGGGCGCGACGTGCTGATCTGGGGCGCGGCCCCGCTGGCGGCCCCGGTGACCGTGCGCCGGGTGGAGGACGGGTTCCTGCGGTCGCGCGGGCTTGGGGCCGATCTGGTGCCGCCGATGTCGCAGGTGGCCGACGATCTGGGCATCTATTACGACCCCACCCGGCCCAGCCGGTTGGAGCGGCTGATCCTGGACCCACCCCCGCCGGGGGCCAGGGATCGGGTGGAACGGCTGATCGAGGCGGTGATCGCCGCGGGTCTGACGAAATACAACCTGTCGGGCGCCATCCCCGATCTGCCGAAGGGTCGCCGCATCCTTGTTCCGGGGCAAGTGGAAGACGACGCCTCGCTGCGCCTTGGCGGGGGGGATATGCGCACCAATTCGGGGCTTTTGGCCGCGGCGCGGGCCGCGCATCCGGGGGCGGTCCTGATCTACAAACCCCACCCGGATGTGGAGGCGGGCCTGCGCCCCGGCGCGATCGGGGCGCAGGACGCCGACGTGGTCGCCCGCCATGCCGATCCCTTGGGCCTGATCGCTTCGGTGGACGAGGTCTGGACCATGACCTCGCTTCTGGGGTTCGAGGCGCTGTTGCGGGGGAGGCCCGTCACCTGTCTCGGCCGCCCGTTCTATGCTGGATGGGGGCTGACGACGGACCTTGTTCCGCCCCCCGCCCGCCGCGCACCCCGCCCCCTGTGGCAGGTGGCCCATGCCGCGCTGATCGCCTATCCCCGCTACTACGATCCGGTATCACGCCGCCCGTGCCCGCCCGAGGTCGTGGCCGAACGTCTCGCCTCCGGGCACATCCCCCGCCCCGGCGCCGTCAACCGGCTGCTGGCCAAGGCGCAGGGCGCGCTGGCCGGACATGCGCATCTGTGGCGTCAATAG
- a CDS encoding thiamine diphosphokinase, whose translation MTGAIVQSSLAITLIGGGPVALRDLRACVARSDRVVAADGGAQAALRAGVMPDAVVGDLDSLGPAARARLAGRLHPVAEQDSTDLDKALRAIDAPLILGLGFLGGRVDHTFAALRSLAEDRRALLLIGRRDVALHLSRPIALELAVGDRVSLCPMGPVRGRAMGLRWPINDLDFQPMGPIGTSNAALDRRVTLDFDGPGMILIVPRRRLGALIRAVSNWAR comes from the coding sequence ATGACAGGCGCGATTGTTCAATCATCCCTTGCGATCACGTTGATCGGCGGCGGGCCAGTGGCCCTGCGGGATCTGCGGGCCTGCGTTGCGCGGTCGGATCGGGTCGTGGCGGCGGATGGCGGGGCGCAGGCGGCGCTGCGGGCCGGGGTGATGCCGGATGCGGTGGTGGGCGATCTGGATTCGCTGGGGCCGGCGGCGCGGGCCCGGTTGGCCGGGCGCCTGCATCCCGTCGCCGAACAGGACAGCACCGACCTCGACAAGGCGCTGCGGGCGATTGACGCGCCGCTGATCCTTGGGCTGGGATTTCTGGGGGGGCGGGTGGATCACACCTTCGCCGCCTTGCGCAGTCTGGCCGAGGATCGGCGGGCACTTTTGCTGATCGGGCGGCGGGACGTGGCGCTGCACCTGTCGCGCCCGATCGCGTTGGAACTGGCGGTGGGCGACCGCGTGTCCCTGTGCCCGATGGGCCCGGTCCGTGGCCGCGCCATGGGCCTGCGTTGGCCGATCAACGATCTGGATTTCCAGCCCATGGGGCCGATCGGCACGTCGAACGCCGCCCTTGATCGACGTGTCACCCTGGATTTCGACGGGCCGGGCATGATCCTGATCGTGCCGCGCCGCCGTCTGGGCGCCCTGATCCGCGCGGTCAGCAATTGGGCACGTTGA
- a CDS encoding L-serine ammonia-lyase yields MFLSVFDMFKIGIGPSSSHTMGPMVAAERFLDLVRGLKFHPKGLKASLHGSLAFTGVGHATDRAVILGLAGFRPDTFDADAAEKCLARIKTTGRITPPGLPEMRFDPARDLTFDMGPPLPGHTNGLNLSATDAQGDRLLSQTYYSIGGGFVVTAEEMTEPTAAPAGADVPWSFHTADAMLAMARRSGLSIAAMKRENELRHRSAPDLKQGLARIHQVMDDTIERGIASDGILPGGLRVRRRAKALHDALIRERGTNQAPPHTINDWIALYAMAVNEENAAGGQVVTAPTNGAAGVVPAVLRYWLRHVPGARPDRVEDFLLTAAAIGGLIKHNASISGAECGCQAEVGSASAMAAAGLCAVLGGTPEQVENAAEIALEHHLGMTCDPIKGLVQVPCIERNGLGAIKAVSAASLALRGNGTHLVSLDACVETMRQTGRDMDARYKETSLGGLAVNVPNC; encoded by the coding sequence ATGTTTCTTTCCGTATTCGACATGTTCAAGATCGGCATCGGCCCGTCGTCGTCCCACACGATGGGGCCGATGGTGGCGGCCGAGCGTTTTCTGGACCTGGTGCGGGGGCTGAAATTTCATCCAAAGGGTCTGAAGGCATCCCTACACGGCTCGCTCGCCTTTACCGGCGTGGGCCATGCGACCGATCGCGCGGTCATCCTGGGCCTTGCGGGATTCCGCCCCGACACGTTCGATGCCGACGCCGCCGAGAAGTGTCTGGCCCGGATCAAGACGACGGGCCGGATCACCCCGCCCGGCCTGCCCGAAATGCGGTTCGATCCGGCCCGGGATCTGACCTTCGACATGGGGCCGCCGCTGCCCGGCCACACCAACGGCCTGAACCTGAGCGCGACCGACGCGCAAGGCGACCGTCTTCTGTCCCAGACCTATTACTCCATCGGCGGTGGTTTCGTCGTCACGGCTGAGGAGATGACAGAGCCGACCGCCGCGCCCGCCGGGGCCGATGTGCCGTGGTCCTTTCATACGGCGGATGCGATGCTGGCCATGGCCCGCCGCTCTGGCCTGTCCATCGCCGCGATGAAGCGCGAGAACGAGCTGCGCCATCGCAGCGCCCCCGATCTGAAGCAGGGGCTGGCCCGGATTCATCAGGTGATGGACGACACGATCGAACGGGGGATCGCCTCGGACGGGATCCTGCCCGGCGGCCTGCGGGTGCGGCGGCGGGCCAAGGCCCTGCATGACGCCCTGATCCGGGAACGGGGGACGAATCAGGCCCCGCCCCACACGATCAACGATTGGATCGCGCTTTATGCCATGGCCGTGAATGAGGAAAACGCGGCGGGCGGGCAGGTCGTCACGGCCCCCACCAACGGCGCGGCGGGGGTGGTGCCGGCGGTCCTGCGCTACTGGTTGCGGCATGTTCCGGGCGCGCGGCCCGACCGGGTCGAGGATTTTCTTCTGACCGCCGCCGCGATCGGCGGGTTGATCAAGCACAATGCCTCGATCTCGGGCGCCGAATGCGGGTGCCAGGCGGAGGTGGGGTCGGCCAGCGCGATGGCCGCGGCGGGCCTGTGCGCGGTTCTGGGCGGCACGCCCGAGCAGGTTGAGAACGCCGCCGAAATCGCTTTGGAACACCATCTGGGCATGACCTGCGATCCGATCAAAGGGCTGGTGCAGGTGCCATGCATCGAACGCAACGGCCTGGGCGCGATCAAGGCGGTGTCGGCCGCCAGCCTTGCGCTGCGCGGCAACGGCACACATCTTGTCAGCCTGGACGCCTGCGTGGAGACCATGCGCCAGACCGGGCGGGACATGGACGCGCGTTACAAGGAAACGTCCTTGGGGGGGCTGGCGGTCAACGTGCCCAATTGCTGA